ttgtgtttgagtgaaatgttctatggatatctgttaggttcatttgattcattttctctgttagttatattatttctctatttaatttcagacaggatcaCCTCTCCATAAGTAAGAGGTTATTAAGTTATTCTACTATAAATGTATAGGATTTAATGTATGATTTAAAATTTAGTAATGTTTCACTTTCAAATGTGGGTACTCTTGCATTTGTGACATagtattcagaattgagacatcatcttcatatatgtttcctttgatgagtatgaagtttccttctccatctcttttgattaattttagttgaaagcctattttattagatattagaattgtTACTCCAACTTCTTTTTGTTCCCATTTGCTTTGAAAAACTTAGTCCAGCCATGTACTGTGAAGTAATGTCTGTATACTTGTTGGAATgtatttcttggatgcagcagaatgatggatcctgttttcacatccattctgtatAGCATATTCTGgtagcatatgtgtgtatgtatatgtatgttcccCTTCCTTTCGTTCTTCCTGTGCAGAATTATTTatctcctgtgttttcttggatgtagctAGCTTCcttaggttggagttttccttccagTATCTTCTATAGggttggatttgtggatagatattgtttaaatttagttttgtcaagGAACATGTTGTTTTCTCAATCTATGGTAATTAAAAGTGTAGAAATCTGTGCTGATATCTGTGGTCTCCTAGGGTTTGTAAGCTTCTTCTCAGGTCTTTCTGGGTTTTAGAGTCTCTTGAGACATAGAATGTAATTCcaataggtttgcctttatatgttacttgcccccttttcccttgaagcttttaacattctttctttgttctgtacatttagtgttttgattaataGGTAGTGGGGAGATTCTGTTTCCTGGTTAATAGCAATAAAATCCAGTTTTAACATTGGTAACATTGgtaaaatatatgcacatatacatgtaaaaagaTATGGGTGGCTAATGCAATCATATTTTATTCTTCAACATCTCtaaccacaaaaaacaaaacaaaaacccaagccccaccaaaacaaaacaaaccaccaccccccaaaacccctaAAACCATATTATCTAGGGTTGAGGCTTCCAGAACTTTCTCCTTCCATATTATCATGTTCATTGGTGTGAGTATTGTTTGGGTCTTTCTTAGACACCCACATTAATGAGATTTCATTGTTGTAGATCCTCTGACATTCCTAGAAGAAATTATCTCACAGCTAACACACTGCATCTCTGTCTTTCAtaatctctcttctccctctttcacAATAGCTTCTGAGCCTTAAGATAGAAGTATTATTGTTGTATCCAACAGATCTGGGTTCataattctgcattttgattggctatggttttctgtaatactcttttattgcatagagaagtttccttgatgaaggaTAAGAACTACACTTATCCGTGGgcataagaataaatatttacagtGTAGTTAGTGATTGTGTTGGTTTAGTAAATTAGAGGTGGTATGTTCTCCAAGATTCATGACTAGCCCTAGGTAACTGGCTAGGTTTCCAGAATCAGGCATGATTTTTCCTTTTGCTGAGTAGAACTTAAAtgcaattagagagctgttggttgccACAAAGAGATGCATTCCATTATTGCACCATTAAATGTATCATGCCATGCTTACCATTGTTATGATTCCTAGGTGCTATAGCTGGGTAGAATGATTGTTTGCTTTCCATCATTAAAAATACAACTAAAGAATGGCAAACTTCAAGAGATAGTGTTCCCTAGGAAACAGACTCTGCATTGGGTTGTCCTGTATTAACTTTTCAGCCCTGAAATCCTATGCATACATGTAACTTTATACAGACTAATTGTGTTGTATATAGTCTTTAGAaataatgtacacatatatttaacaataattttaaaaagaaaaaaccatgaatttgtgagagaacaaaaggattcATAACAAGATTTGGAGTGGGGGAAGAGAATGTAGAAACGtacttttgtaatttaaaattaaaaatatatgtagaataaatgtttaaaacacaATATCTCTTTGTGGTGACTTATGAAAAGATAAGTAAGtatacaaaacattttttttttttaattttgcactTGGATATAACACTAGATGAATGAGTTAAGCAAATTGTTCAAGAACATTtagatagaaaaaataaaatgtgaattcaGACCCTCTGAGCATGATTTAGAGATCCTTAAATAAGCTCTTTTGTAAAGCTGGAAAATGGCACCATATGCTTTCTTTACAGGTAAGAAACAGAGGACCATTTCCTTAATTTAAGTCACTTCATTTAAAAACCCTCCTAAGCACGAATCAGAAACAACTTCTTGAATAGAAATTACTCTACACCAATAATAGAAATTATATGAGGAAACAGAGCCATGAAGGAGAATGGGAAAGTGGTATGAAACAGAAAATATGTGAGATTATGAAACTGAGCTATAAAGCCTTTTATGAGGTTAAACAGATCAAAGATTTATATATAAACAGATCAAAGTAGAGaatgtgaatttaaaaaagaatgagttGTGCTTAATTAATAAAGCAAAGAGTGATGACTTTGGCCAAAATAGTTGAAATCATACTAAATAGTTTGAAGTCATACTAAAATCAAATGAGTTTATGTATAAGtggaaaattaaaaagcagagacAATTTTAAATAGAATGTTAAAGAAAGGGAAAAGTATAAATAAACTTAAGAAAGAGCTTATtctctttatgtgtgtatgagaatataaaaaaaataatacaattactAGGTGAAACTATCATTTATTATAAAGGATTAAACCATCTCAAACTAAAACAAGGTTAATCCAAAACAGCATGAGAAGGGCATTGCTTTTTGATTGTGTAGTCATACTTCTCATTCCCTGAATCAAAATTAACATAATAGAATGCATACAGAAAGAAATAtgcataaagaaagaaatattattattattatatttaaaaataagcatagaaaacttcatttaaaaattttaataccaaaaatacttttattcaaATCCCTTCTGgtagaaataaaggaaaaaacttCAATGTCTAGAGAATACTAACCTTGGAGCTAGTTAGAGGGGACTAGGGTTTTCATCATGAAAATCAAATAATCAGGTGATTCAGTTTCACACTTCCACTTACAAGTTGGGAAACAATACTTTGTAGAAGCCTGTCTTAGGAATCATAAGATAGTATAAAATGGTTCTACATAGACATCCTATTGTgacattcagtggaaaaaaatcaacaCTAATTATCATATATAGAACATTTATGTTAATATGTATGGAAATATAAAtcaatctggaaaaaaaaaacatgtgaacTACAACACAACCAAATGAATCATTTTGTGAGGGGATGCTGAGTCAGGGTTTGTCAACATAgcactggttgtcctggaattcattatgtagactaggatggcctctaactcatagagGTCTGCCTACTACTGCCTCCCAACTACCAAGGTAGTACTGCCATAACACCCTGTGacctaaataaatctttaataaaccatagtaaaaaattattttaaacatagaaACTATGCTGCAACTTCATGATAAGTATTTATCAGTCAATAACTAATATTAAATATGAACATATTATTAAGACTACCTAAACAGAGAAGACTTTTCATTTAACAGTTGTCTCCTAAAATCTTTTCTGGGAAAAGAAGTTAGAGGAAGACAGAGTGTTGGACAAAAGCAATTAATTTAAAGGGACATTTTTGTGGAATGATGTTTATAAGATTATGTATTAAGCTGGTATCAATTACAGCTAGACCGTAGGCATATAATAATAGCAGTATGAAATATGTGATTCAAATATGAGCTATTCTGTgacacaaagaaatgttcaaacatCAGCTTGTACTATGTACTTGCTTCTTCACTAAACAATGGTAATATGGGAATGATACTCAAGTTAGCTTGTCTTGAGATTAGCACCTGACTCAACTGTGAAGTTTTATAAaatctttgttatttttcaacCAGATTGGGCAAGAGGCAATAATCAAGAATGAGAAACCGAACAGTAACAACCTTTATTTTGCTGGGTCTGACCGATGACATTCGGCTGCaaattctgctttttatttttctgctccTTTCTTACACGTTGAGTTTATCTGGTAACCTAACCATCATCACCCTCACGCTGATTGACCCCCATCTTAAAACacctatgtatgttttcctcaaaaaTTTCTCCTTCTTAGAAATTTTACTCACAACTGCTTGTATTCCCAGATTTTTATACAGCATATCATCTGGGGACAAGTCCATTACCTATATTGCTTGTGTCAGTCAACTTTTGTTTATAGACCTTTTTGCAGTTACAGAATTTTTCCTCCTGGCTATCATGTcctatgatcgctatgtggccatctgtaaaCCTCTGCACTACATGACCATCATGAATGGCAGAGTCTGCAAGAACTTCATCTTCTTCTGTTGGGTAGCAGCACTGATCATCATTCTCCCACCAATTAGTCTAGGCCTGGGTCTGGAATTCTGTGACTCAGATATTGTTGATCATTTTTGCTGTGATGCAGCTCCTCTTCTGAAAATCTCTTGTTCAGACACATGGTTGATAGAACAGATGGTGATAGTTGGTGCTGTGTTGACATTCATCATCACCTTTGTATGTGTTGTCCTTTCCTATGTTTATATCATCAAGACCATTCTGAGATTTCCCTCTGCCAAGCAAAGGAAAAAGGCCTTTTCCACCTGTTCTTCCCACATGATTGTTGTTTCTATTACTTATGGTAGCTGCATCTTCATTTATGTCAAACCTTCATCCAAGAATGATGTAACTATCAATAAAGGAATTTCACTTATTATCATATCAGTTTCACCAATGTTGAATCCCTTTATTTATGCACTGAGAAACAAGCAAGTGAAGCAAGCTTTCAATTACTCAATTAAAAAAGTTGCATTCCTCTCAAAGATGTAAAAAACCAAATGAAGAATACTAAACAAAGTAGAGTGAATGATTGCAAAATCTTAAGCTTTATTACAGTATTATTCTATAcccttatttttaatctttttatagtCACACTTTCTTCTTAAACTTGCATACTATGAACATGACTTTGTTGGTCTCTATTAAAATCAAACTTTTTGAATATGTTTAATCTTACAGTAAACCTGAAATTGTTGTCTGACTGTTATCCTTGAGAACACAATAAATTGTGGTTTTCTACCATCTTTCCCACACTTTCATgtataccattttattttatattgaaataaTCAAATGAGCATGGAAGTTATATATAAAAGTGCATATAAAgtattcattatccattcattattCATTTGCCACTTAGAAAACAGATGGCAATTCTTAAATGACTTTCTATGCTTCATGCTTGTTATGAATGATCTTATTAATATTTCATCTCTTAATCACTCTAGGAAAACCTTCCCAATCACCACCGAATTCAAACCTCTATAAATCATTTaggtaaacaacaacaacaacaacaacaacaaaaactgatttGAGTTCTATCTGTTGACCAAGTTTTCATGGAACTTTTCTTGGAGCAGTTGTTGTAGTTAAAATCTAAGACATGTGGCATTCATAcataatgagaaaatagaaaactaaaaacataaaaatttatgcaaaacataaaatttatacaAAGTAAACACTGCTATTCCTGTAGATACCCTTAAACACCCCACACCATTTGTTCATTCCTATCCCTAAGTTTCAGCTCCCAATATCTAGAAAAACATTCTACCAAGGACACCCAGGGGGTCACATCTGGTAAGATCTCAAAAAACATTCCATACTAGGCAACCCACAGTTACTACATTCTTCTAagagagggcaacagaaaccCACCCAACAAACACAATCAtatatcagcacctagaattacaatcaGCTTAAATCCAGACACCTGGATGCCAGCGTTAAAACACAATAACAGCCAGGATAATATGGCACCAACAGAATGTAGCAACTTTATTAAAGTAGGTCCTGAAATTTGCAATATAGCTGAAGAacaagacaagaacttcaaatagGCTTCAAAAAATGTTAGAGGTCTTTAAATAGTATATGAAAAGCATCCATTAATGAAATCCATGAAAGCACAAACAtagaatgaaacaaaagaaaccaactcaagaaatgaaagtagaaataaaatcaataaaaaaaactcaaattgAAGTAAAACTGGTAGTGAAAAATTAGTAACTCAAACAAGATACTTAGAAGCAAACCTCACCTCAAAACacaagaaatggaaaagagagtCTAAGGCATAGATAGAATGGTTGGACACCTTGtttgaagaaaatgtgaaatcatttaaaaaaaaaaaaacccaggcccAATCTTCCAAGAATTCTGGGAATCTCTGATGAGACCAAATCTcataataataggaatagaggaagtagaaaaaactcaagtcaaagacacagaaaatattttcaacaaaataaaagaataaatgtgcTGACCTATCAGAGTACAGGAAACATATAGACTACCAAATACATGGGACAAGAAAAGTAATTCCTTGCAGGGCCAAATAATCAAAGCACAAAACATAAGAACAAcgagagaatattaaaagctgtaaggggaataggccaagtaacatataaaggcagacctatcagaattacactagacttctcaatTGAGATGttaaaagccagaatatcctatacagatgttatacagaccctaataGAACATAAATGCTAGCCCAggctgctatacccagcaaaactctcaatcaccatagatggagaaaccaggagattccataacaaaacaaaattgaagcaatatctttctactaatccagccctagagaatactagaaggaaaacttcaaaacaaggaggataactacacacaagaaatcaagagaacaactttgtactcagtgataacttggtcaggaaagaaataaagaaagaaattaaggactttctagaattgaacaAAAATGAAAGCACAGCATAAcgaaacttatgggacacaatgaaagcagtgataagaggaaAAAGCATAGCTatgagtgccttcataaagaaattggagagatcctacactagcaacttaacagcacaactgaaagctctagaaaaaaagaagcaaatacacccaagagtagatggcaagaaataatctatctcagggctgaaatcaaagaagtagaaaaaagacaactatacaaagaataaaaaaataggagctggttctttaagaacatcaacaagatggataaactcttagccaaactaactagagggcacagagacagtatccaaattaacaaaatcagaaataaaaaaaaatgtgacataacaacagaaactgaagaaattttaaaaattatcagatccaactacaaaagcttatactcaataaaactggaaaatctagattaaatagacaattttctagacagatacaatgtaccaaagttaaagcagaatcagataaatcatctaaacagtcccaacACCCCTAAGGAAATAGGAGCAcggtcattaaaagtctcccaatttaaaaaaaaaaaaaaagcctctgacCTTCAGAGAAGATCTAATAGCAATTCTTAtcaaactattacacaaaatagaaaagaaggaacATAATTCATTCTGTAAAggcacagttacactgatacccaaaccacacaagaCCCAACAAAGAACAATTTTGCTCaagtatattgatacaaaaatactcaataaaattctagcaaaccaaatccaagaacatatcaaaaccatcattcaccatgatcaagtaggctttatcacagggatgcagggatggttcaatatacagaaattcagcaacataatccattatataaacaactcagaaaaaaaaaaaccactcgatctctcattagatgctgaaagagcctttgacaaaatacagcaaCCCTTCATGTataaagtcctggaaagatcaagaattcaaggcacaaacctaaacataataaaaacaacatatagcaagccaatagccagcatcaaattaagtggagagaaaattaaagcaatctcactaaaatcagggacaagacaaggctaaccactccctatttattcaatatagtacttgaagttctaggtagagcatttagaaaacaaagagaggtaaaagaaaaataaattggaaaggtagaagtcaagatatcactatttgcagatgatatgatagtatgcataagGGTCCctaaaaattctatcagagaactcctacagctgataaacaacttcagcaaagtggctggttataaattaacttaaacaaatcagtaggacctctacacaaaggataaatggactgagaaagtaattagagaaacaacaccctttacaatagtcacaaataatataaaatattttggtgtgaatataaccaagcaaatgaaagatctgtataaaaagaacttcaagtctctgaagaaagaaatcaaagaagacctcaaaagatgaaaagaccTTTCATGCACATGGATCTGCAGGATTAATATTGCAAAAATGACCATCCTAACATaattaatctacagattcaatgcaatccccatcaacatttcaacacaattcttcacagagatagtaAGAGCAATTCTTAAACTCATATGGAATAACAtaaaacccagaatagtgaaaataattctcaacaataaaagaacttctggtaaAATCACCATCCTTGATCCCAAgatctactacagagcaatagtgataaaataccacatggtattggcacagagacaaACAGGTAGATCGGTGGAATAGAACTGATGATCTAGAAATAAactgacacacctaagatcacTTGCTCTTTGACGaagaagccaaaactatccaatggaaaaaagacaacacattcaacaaatgttgctggctCAAGCAGTGGTAGGCAGGTAGAAGAATAcaaaatccattcttatctccttgtacaaagctcaaatccaggtggattaaggaccttcacataaaaccagatacactgaatctaatagaagagaaagtggcaaaGAGTCTTGAACATGTCAGCACAAGGGAAAattccctgaacagaacactgatggcttaggctctaagatcaagaattgacaaatgggacctcataaaattgcaaagcttctgtaaggcaaaggacacagtcaataggacaaaacggcaatcaccagactgggaaaagatcgttaccaatcctacatttgatagagggctaatatccaatatatacaaagaactcaagaagttagactccagagaatcaaataaccctattaaaaatggggtactgcTGGGGGCCAGCCCAGGCTTGGGTGAAGGGGGAgatgctgcttcttctttcttcttctcctgttGGTTCTTCCTGAGGCAgccccccccccgggggggggaATAGAAGGTGGAAGAGCAAGAGCATAGGCAGGGGGTAAGACTTAGGTTTTAGGAGATTGAGATTTGGGGTAAGGCCTTGAGCCTTACAAGACTTTTagggttgctgtaataaaagttgtacttatctatgctagaaaagttcacttactatgctactgtatCTGACCTGCCATCCAcaatcctgtggccagaaactgctgTTTCTGGCACTTGCATCTTATCCCTAAAACTAGCAaggggttaagtaaatagccttgtactatcctaaacaCTTCTTCTGAAGCAGGCTTGAGGCTGCAGgttagggtgattaacacctgtagcctaacagcagaggattaggcaatgtggcctttgttctatctcagcaggaactgctgggctctaacttatgtctgctagtctgaggttgcaggaagaaaagacactttaaaaagttgttaTAGATTTATTTGAGTGTAAAAGGAATCCTAtgcagctatctgaggggaaaggtggaaaagtcctgagtggggaaaaggaaaagattctaacaaagtaagaattctaagggagaaaaaatctaggcagggggaaaagaaaaggaaaagatgaacGGCTCCTAACAAATCTCTACAACTActctactgctactgctactgcctactactgtctttttctttgtcttcagtacttatgcatcttacagagtacatggtcacatgttacaaagttcatcacaagttcacaccaaaatttaaatcataaattaaaatggaaatttacaacacagaatgtttacatgaatatccattaggagcaATTATCTAgttagacattcatcacctgtctagctccacaggttcgctgaaaggttgaaattataacttaagaaattaatgagccaggcagtgggcagtggtggtgcacgcctttaatcccagcacttgggaggcagaggcaggcggatttctgagttcgaggccagcctggtctacagagtgagttccaggacagccagggctacacagagaaaccctgtctcgaaaaacaaaaaaaaaaaaaaaaaaaaaaaaaaaagaaaagaaaagaaattagtgaagttttgtagttttgtatagataaacccaggcaatattttctcttctgtcctggtacctataatacaTCATTAATTCCTTTTTAGTgacccttggttaattgttttacaacttcttggcatgtgctctgagcaggagaaagtctggttactatctaagggcaattaactgatgacactcagaagattggcagagttctcattgcagttttgactatgtgtgagggatctaatagcagtcccattataaaagagcttaataatcattgatataattttaggaaatcttataggatcatcaagacttaaaaagtcatctatttgtctatatagtatcactacaagacagtacatctttgtggatctacagagatctgctacaaaggggtgtgctgttgcttagtgattgttacatatgtttaataataatagaaaaagcttatcaatagcaggaatctttcctaaaattacatccgccacagccttgctaatggggctcatttgtcgcagattatataattatccaaggcaagcatttcaggatgatcatctgctaattattagcttgtcccattatggctcctgacagggTACAGAGCAAAAAAAtaagaactctcaactgaggaatcttgaatggctgagaagcacctaacaaaatgttcaacatccttggttatcagggaaatgcaaattcaaaagtccctgagattccactttacacaattcagaatggctaagataaaaatctcaagtgACAGTAGATGCTTTGAGgctgtagagaaagagaaacattcttccattgctCCTGGGATtccaagctggtgcaaccactttggaaaacaatctggtttctcagaaaattgaaaatagttctacctgaagacccaggtataccactatCGGGcacatactcaaaagatgctcaaaCATAAAACAAGGATACATGCTTCACTGTggttatagcagccttatttgtaatagccagaagttgtaaacaacccagatgtccctcaacagaaaaatggatacagaaaatatagtatgtttacacaatagagtactactgagctattaaaaatgataacTTTATGAATTTtacagtcaaatggatggaactagaaattatcctgagtcaggtaacctagacccaaaatgacatacacagtatgtactcactgattagtggatactagggaaaaaagctcagaataaacacaatacaactcacagaccacacgaagcttaacaagaaagaagaccaaagtgtggatactttgAATCTACTTAGAATGTGGAGGGAGGGGCTTGGGaagtagagaggaaaagaaaggaaaagaggagaagtaagatcagatatgggaagagagaggagagaagtccagagggtcaggaggatgaatagaaatatgtagcagtggggggtggagaaaggggagaaccACTAGATAGTCCCATATGCCAGGGAGCTAGAGGTTCCCAGGATGCAACAGGGATGACATTGGCTGAAATACCCAATCTAGGGGAAATAGAACCTGAAGTAACCACTtctagtagataggcatggctcccagttgagggatggcatcacccacccatctcaaaatttttaacccaaaatCGTTTCTGTCTataggaaacacagggacaaaaaatatagcagagacttaaggaaaggccatccagagacctccCTACActaggatccatcccatatgcagacaccaaacacagacactattgttgatgccaacaAGTGCTCCTAGATTGGAACCTATTATGGCTATCCtccaagaggctctgccagcatctgactaaaacagatgcagatacagacaCCCTTGGAACTGAGCCCAGGGATGCCAATGGAAGAGTACGGTAAAgtctgaaggagatgaaggggattgcaacaccATAGCATGAACTATATTAACTAAATGGACCATACCCCcactcccagagctcccagggaataaaccaccaacctaagAGTATATATGGATGGGTCTATGACTacagttacatatgtagcagagaactgccttatctgacatcaatgggagaggaggcccttggtcctgtggaagcttctTGCCcagtaggaaatgagactctaatgcttcagtattaatcaaaggctttatatgtttggtaatgctcaataacaatatgcccatacaattaaaGGAGTTTCCCACtgagctaacctaaatataagttgttacccaggactgctctccatacctgcatgactcttcattctcctacatctctgctctctcccccTCGCCTTGCTccacccttccttttcctctccctctccttaatcctcccaccttagctcttcctacagtAAGATATGCTAGTTCATTGTGGTAGAAAGCCAAGATGGCAGGTACATAAGCTTCCATGGATTCTCCTGTCTTTACTTCCTACTTTCCATAGGAACACCATGATTAGAGTGGGTTACCTCACACTACCATAACCAccttcacatgggtgctgggtattAGAACTCAAGCCTTCACATTTTCATATCAAGCACTTTACTCTTGGCACTGAGCCTTATCCTCAACTCCTTAGATTAGCTAGCAAAAATAACATTCTGGAGACATCCACAAGTAAAGACACTTGTTATCTAAGCCTGGGACCTGAATTTTATCTCTAGACTCTACATAAAGGTGGAAGATGAGAAACAGCTCCACAaacctgtcctctgagagccacATATAGCTATCACACATATAGCTGTAGTACCCACAcccatatgcaaacacacacatatcatttacatatatatacattgagtaattaacttttaaaaataaaattaaagcattaTTATTACAGAATAAAACTAAGCACTATTTTAAACCCATGACATTTATTCACCTCATAAAAAACTGATAACACAGAAAATGAGTCCTAAATCGTTTACAGCTGATATAACAAGAGTTAATTATAAGAAACTGGACtaggttttcttttaattaga
Above is a window of Arvicanthis niloticus isolate mArvNil1 chromosome 22, mArvNil1.pat.X, whole genome shotgun sequence DNA encoding:
- the LOC143435745 gene encoding olfactory receptor 6C2-like; protein product: MRNRTVTTFILLGLTDDIRLQILLFIFLLLSYTLSLSGNLTIITLTLIDPHLKTPMYVFLKNFSFLEILLTTACIPRFLYSISSGDKSITYIACVSQLLFIDLFAVTEFFLLAIMSYDRYVAICKPLHYMTIMNGRVCKNFIFFCWVAALIIILPPISLGLGLEFCDSDIVDHFCCDAAPLLKISCSDTWLIEQMVIVGAVLTFIITFVCVVLSYVYIIKTILRFPSAKQRKKAFSTCSSHMIVVSITYGSCIFIYVKPSSKNDVTINKGISLIIISVSPMLNPFIYALRNKQVKQAFNYSIKKVAFLSKM